The Streptomyces sp. RKAG293 genome includes a region encoding these proteins:
- a CDS encoding TrkA family potassium uptake protein has protein sequence MHVVIMGCGRVGSTLAQSFEQQGHTVAVVDQDPTAFRRLGSGFGGRRVTGVGFDQDTLREAGIEEAGAFAAVSSGDNSNIIAARVAREMFGIENVAARIYDPRRAEVYQRLGIPTVATVRWTADQMLRRLLPSGAEPLWRDPSGGVQLAEVHTSPAWVGHKISKLQDETGVRVAFLTRLGEAMLPTSQTVLQEGDLVHVMMRTDGVAEVEAACAKGPEEAH, from the coding sequence GTGCACGTCGTGATTATGGGCTGCGGAAGGGTGGGTTCCACTCTTGCGCAATCCTTCGAACAGCAAGGTCATACGGTCGCTGTGGTGGACCAGGACCCGACGGCTTTCCGCCGTCTGGGATCAGGGTTCGGCGGGCGCCGGGTGACCGGAGTCGGGTTCGACCAGGACACGCTTCGCGAGGCCGGAATCGAGGAGGCAGGCGCCTTCGCGGCGGTCAGCAGCGGCGACAACTCCAACATCATCGCGGCCCGGGTGGCCCGGGAGATGTTCGGTATCGAGAACGTGGCCGCCCGGATCTACGACCCCCGGCGTGCCGAGGTCTACCAGCGGCTCGGCATCCCGACCGTGGCCACCGTGCGGTGGACCGCGGACCAGATGCTGCGCCGGCTGCTGCCGTCGGGCGCCGAGCCGCTGTGGCGGGACCCGAGCGGCGGTGTACAGCTCGCCGAGGTGCACACCTCGCCGGCCTGGGTGGGTCACAAGATCAGCAAACTGCAGGACGAGACCGGGGTCCGTGTGGCATTCCTCACCCGGCTGGGCGAGGCGATGCTGCCGACCTCCCAGACGGTGCTGCAGGAAGGCGATCTGGTGCACGTGATGATGCGCACCGACGGAGTCGCCGAGGTCGAGGCCGCGTGTGCCAAGGGTCCTGAGGAGGCGCACTGA
- a CDS encoding TrkA family potassium uptake protein, giving the protein MRVAIAGAGAVGRSIAGELLENGHEVLLVDKNPTSISVERVPQAEWLLADACEITSLDEAALQRCNVVIAATGDDKVNLVVSLLAKTEYGVPRVVARVNNPKNEWLFNESWGVDVAVSTPRLMSALVEEAVSVGDLVRLMRFSQGDANLVELTLPPEAALVGTRVGDVEWPQDTSLVTIIRGNRVLTPTSDDALEAGDELLFVAAPHREEQLEDLLSVQRED; this is encoded by the coding sequence ATGAGAGTCGCCATCGCCGGAGCCGGCGCGGTCGGCCGCTCGATCGCGGGCGAGCTGCTGGAGAACGGGCACGAGGTCCTGCTCGTCGACAAGAACCCCACCTCCATCTCGGTGGAGCGGGTACCGCAGGCCGAGTGGCTGCTCGCCGACGCCTGCGAGATCACCTCGCTGGACGAGGCGGCGCTGCAGCGCTGCAACGTGGTCATCGCCGCCACCGGTGACGACAAGGTCAACCTCGTCGTCTCGCTGCTCGCGAAGACCGAGTACGGGGTGCCGCGGGTCGTCGCCCGGGTCAACAACCCCAAGAACGAATGGCTCTTCAACGAGTCCTGGGGCGTCGACGTGGCCGTCTCGACCCCGCGGCTGATGTCCGCGCTGGTCGAGGAGGCCGTGAGCGTCGGCGACCTCGTCCGGCTGATGCGCTTCAGCCAGGGTGACGCGAACCTGGTGGAGCTCACCCTGCCGCCGGAGGCCGCGCTGGTCGGCACCCGCGTCGGTGACGTGGAGTGGCCGCAGGACACCTCGCTGGTGACGATCATCCGGGGCAACCGGGTGCTCACACCGACCTCGGACGACGCGCTGGAGGCCGGTGACGAGCTGCTGTTCGTCGCCGCACCGCACCGCGAGGAGCAGTTGGAGGACCTGCTGTCCGTCCAGCGCGAGGACTGA
- a CDS encoding response regulator, whose amino-acid sequence MYRVLVVDDEPQIVRALVINLRARKYEVDAAHDGASALQLAAARHPDVIVLDLGLPDMDGVEVIRGLRGWTRVPIIVLSARQTSDEKVEALDAGADDYVTKPFGMDELLARLRAAVRRAAPGGPEDDAATVETETFTVDLAAKKVNRGGADVRLTPTEWHLLEVLVRNTGRLVSQKQLLQEVWGPSYGTETNYLRVYMAQLRRKLEADPAHPRHFITEPGMGYRFEH is encoded by the coding sequence ATGTACCGGGTGCTCGTGGTGGACGACGAGCCGCAGATCGTGCGCGCGCTCGTGATCAATCTGCGGGCCCGCAAGTACGAGGTGGACGCCGCCCACGACGGCGCGAGCGCGCTGCAGCTGGCCGCCGCCCGCCACCCCGATGTGATCGTCCTGGACCTCGGCCTGCCGGACATGGACGGCGTCGAGGTGATCCGGGGGCTGCGCGGCTGGACCCGGGTCCCGATCATCGTCCTGTCGGCCCGCCAGACGTCCGACGAGAAGGTCGAGGCGCTCGACGCCGGCGCGGACGACTACGTCACCAAGCCGTTCGGCATGGACGAGCTGCTGGCCCGGCTGCGGGCCGCCGTACGCCGGGCGGCGCCCGGCGGGCCCGAGGACGACGCGGCGACCGTCGAGACCGAGACCTTCACCGTCGACCTGGCGGCGAAGAAGGTCAACCGCGGCGGCGCCGACGTCCGGCTCACCCCGACCGAGTGGCATCTGCTGGAGGTCCTGGTCCGCAACACCGGGCGGCTGGTCAGCCAGAAACAGCTCCTGCAGGAGGTGTGGGGGCCCTCGTACGGCACCGAGACCAACTACCTGCGGGTCTACATGGCGCAGCTGCGGCGCAAGCTGGAGGCGGATCCCGCGCATCCGCGGCACTTCATCACGGAGCCGGGCATGGGCTACCGCTTCGAGCACTGA
- a CDS encoding OB-fold nucleic acid binding domain-containing protein, whose protein sequence is MSGATRSDRPTGRFRRMIDRLSSSQEELHSEELQKDALSVGCTRICDCGDRQIVTVTGSLRTVTLRPRAGVPALEAELFDGSAALDVVWLGRRSISGIEPGRKIIASGRISMNHGRPVLFNPKYELRPVGQE, encoded by the coding sequence ATGAGTGGTGCCACCCGTTCGGACCGACCCACCGGCCGCTTCCGGCGCATGATAGACCGCCTGTCGTCCTCCCAGGAGGAGCTGCACTCCGAGGAGCTGCAGAAGGACGCCCTGTCGGTCGGCTGCACGCGGATCTGCGACTGCGGGGACCGGCAGATAGTGACGGTGACCGGTAGTCTGCGCACGGTCACACTGCGACCGCGGGCCGGCGTGCCCGCGCTGGAGGCGGAGCTGTTCGACGGCTCCGCCGCCCTTGACGTGGTGTGGCTGGGACGCCGCAGTATCAGCGGGATAGAGCCGGGGCGCAAGATCATCGCCTCCGGCCGGATCTCGATGAACCACGGCCGTCCCGTCCTGTTCAATCCCAAGTACGAACTGCGTCCGGTCGGACAGGAGTAG
- a CDS encoding pPIWI_RE module domain-containing protein: protein MYKSIRRSAYHLAEGSTPWTEDFHVLPFPEHWHAGLLELHNHGRNEEKQQLTLPTRRLDGVLQTLAPDVIVRPRPRTPVEPGPQAAEDFWMYIPASAPDPLPSRSMQQLLDAWLRTLGPKDAAQDPRFRSLLLASSADLKRNLPAWQPVTDVELLTTPTTPGGTAALEPRQFQLATDALARRILTLDGFPFEGGELHFRALPRGPRDQGAELSSQPLCRTVKRKEWWFSVLLNISLHTTPFDPWPRLHLHWGVRRWATHPRATTKRLNLPYREATTVHLRPTIPWLPGAPATERYALARLRRDRAADTFVWSENDTAGILRGLSLAGNFPDPEQLLTEPVSWIGAGRGVRAAVVHSTRMGGHEIGTGFMPNQRAQLTEWAEQALPEGVVRVPDLARGRGKGIGAPENRRPKPRTDEAKKSELLRETQARRVALAAQSRIAGHGPEQGGSPVVEARLLWQSPEVRKEAVAQFAKVLGLDGDGAASAAPATDRDFDEARPGAPVVLEWRTEELTLRLRCLPLADGLGDRLVPDPAVKGMGAASAAAVSARRQAVRSSLRADGADPSRPALALVEIAHRSTFRPASTDPKFAVRLGCADAGLLTQFVVTPSADRQIDNVDSLDHRTHSSWLDGLRQLGVRVLPQHTLGDDLPEGLQYAALWMVKRRKDGPTRLPKHLPVAVLVTPLGDGEGLAAVRGWDDSAGAWVPYPQFLLSLVKQAEIDPATFAEPETPDDGAHSGTLRVTSRQWRTNLAQQRNETASFLQRVLHSLRGQPTALITHAQNSRLHWPWLQDGRTERDLIKPGHAPAGRLDDELRLVRVRGCGGRETAQWWGLAEPGKPHGQPAGFWTQHSAQQDGASSRERVFYSTTERPGTHAVSPALDRLATRVNAAGNLTSQAGTNAWNPTLVEIAVLGCHEDDPAATVPGASDDAEALALAVHQLRQAPDYAAALSLPLPLHLAGLAQAYVLPMLAERDESPGEAAEPTPGLCMEDLDPDLTDAAGLAAEPDVDDDSGAEPRRAS, encoded by the coding sequence ATGTACAAGAGCATCCGCCGATCCGCGTACCACTTGGCCGAAGGCAGCACTCCCTGGACCGAGGACTTCCACGTGCTCCCCTTCCCCGAACACTGGCACGCCGGACTCCTCGAACTGCACAACCACGGGCGGAACGAGGAGAAGCAGCAGCTGACACTGCCCACCCGGCGGCTCGACGGCGTGCTCCAGACCCTCGCCCCCGATGTGATCGTCCGCCCCCGGCCCAGAACCCCCGTCGAGCCGGGGCCGCAAGCCGCCGAGGACTTCTGGATGTACATCCCCGCCTCGGCACCGGACCCTCTCCCGAGCCGCTCAATGCAGCAACTCCTCGACGCCTGGCTGCGCACACTCGGCCCCAAGGACGCCGCCCAGGATCCCCGGTTCCGCTCGCTGCTGCTCGCGAGCAGCGCCGACCTGAAGCGGAACCTGCCCGCATGGCAGCCGGTCACCGACGTCGAGCTGCTCACCACCCCGACCACCCCGGGCGGCACCGCCGCCCTCGAACCGCGGCAGTTCCAGCTTGCCACCGACGCACTGGCACGCCGCATCCTGACCCTCGACGGCTTCCCCTTCGAGGGCGGAGAGCTGCACTTCCGGGCCCTGCCCCGCGGGCCGCGTGATCAGGGTGCCGAACTCAGCTCGCAGCCCCTGTGCCGGACCGTCAAACGCAAGGAGTGGTGGTTCTCCGTCCTCCTGAACATCTCCCTGCACACCACACCGTTCGACCCCTGGCCGCGCCTCCACCTGCACTGGGGCGTACGCCGATGGGCCACCCACCCACGGGCAACCACCAAACGCCTCAATCTGCCCTACCGGGAAGCCACCACCGTCCACCTCCGGCCCACCATCCCCTGGCTGCCCGGAGCGCCGGCCACCGAACGCTACGCACTCGCCCGGCTGCGCCGCGACCGGGCGGCCGACACCTTCGTCTGGTCGGAGAACGACACTGCCGGCATTCTGCGGGGACTCAGCCTGGCCGGTAACTTCCCCGACCCCGAACAACTCCTCACCGAGCCGGTTTCCTGGATCGGCGCGGGTCGCGGCGTCCGCGCCGCTGTGGTCCACAGCACCAGGATGGGAGGGCACGAGATCGGCACCGGCTTCATGCCCAACCAGAGGGCCCAGCTGACCGAATGGGCTGAGCAGGCCCTCCCCGAAGGGGTGGTCCGGGTACCCGACCTGGCGCGCGGACGAGGCAAGGGCATCGGCGCACCGGAGAACCGACGGCCCAAGCCAAGGACCGACGAGGCCAAGAAATCCGAGCTGCTGCGTGAAACCCAAGCGCGGCGCGTGGCACTCGCGGCGCAGTCCCGGATCGCTGGCCACGGCCCGGAACAGGGCGGCTCGCCAGTGGTAGAGGCCCGGCTGCTGTGGCAGTCGCCTGAGGTGCGGAAGGAAGCGGTGGCACAGTTCGCCAAGGTCCTGGGGCTCGACGGGGACGGCGCCGCCTCCGCAGCTCCGGCCACAGACCGGGACTTCGACGAGGCCAGGCCCGGAGCTCCGGTCGTCCTCGAATGGCGGACGGAGGAGCTCACACTCAGGCTGCGCTGCCTACCTCTCGCCGACGGACTCGGGGACCGGCTCGTGCCCGACCCGGCCGTCAAGGGGATGGGGGCGGCCAGCGCGGCGGCAGTCAGCGCACGCCGCCAAGCCGTGCGCTCATCGCTCCGTGCGGACGGCGCGGATCCCTCCCGTCCCGCACTCGCCCTGGTGGAGATCGCACACCGCAGCACCTTCCGCCCGGCGTCGACTGACCCCAAGTTCGCCGTCCGCCTGGGGTGTGCCGACGCCGGGCTGCTGACCCAGTTCGTCGTGACCCCGTCCGCCGACCGGCAGATCGACAACGTGGACAGTCTTGACCACCGCACGCACAGCTCCTGGCTCGACGGCCTGCGCCAGCTCGGCGTCCGCGTCTTGCCTCAGCACACGCTCGGCGACGACCTGCCCGAGGGACTGCAGTACGCGGCGCTGTGGATGGTGAAGCGCCGAAAGGACGGCCCGACCCGGCTGCCCAAGCACCTGCCCGTGGCGGTCCTGGTCACCCCACTGGGGGACGGGGAAGGCCTCGCGGCCGTACGCGGTTGGGACGACAGCGCGGGGGCGTGGGTACCCTACCCGCAGTTCCTCCTCAGCCTGGTGAAGCAGGCCGAGATCGACCCTGCGACCTTCGCGGAACCCGAAACTCCGGATGATGGCGCCCACTCCGGGACACTCCGAGTCACCAGCAGGCAGTGGCGCACCAACCTCGCCCAGCAGCGCAATGAGACCGCATCATTCCTTCAGCGCGTACTGCACTCCCTCCGCGGACAGCCCACCGCGCTGATCACCCATGCGCAGAACAGCAGGCTGCACTGGCCATGGCTGCAGGACGGCCGGACCGAACGGGACCTGATCAAGCCCGGTCACGCACCAGCAGGCCGGCTCGACGACGAACTCCGCCTCGTGCGCGTACGTGGGTGCGGCGGACGTGAGACCGCCCAGTGGTGGGGCCTGGCCGAACCCGGCAAGCCGCACGGACAGCCAGCCGGCTTCTGGACGCAGCATTCCGCGCAACAGGACGGAGCGTCCTCTCGCGAGCGGGTCTTTTACAGCACCACAGAGCGCCCCGGAACCCATGCGGTCTCGCCCGCCCTCGACCGCCTTGCCACCCGGGTCAACGCGGCAGGCAACCTCACCTCACAGGCGGGCACCAACGCTTGGAACCCGACCCTGGTGGAGATCGCGGTGCTGGGCTGTCATGAGGACGACCCGGCCGCCACCGTACCGGGAGCGTCCGACGACGCGGAGGCGCTGGCCCTTGCCGTACACCAGCTGCGCCAAGCGCCGGACTACGCCGCAGCGCTGTCGCTCCCGCTCCCTCTTCATTTGGCGGGACTGGCCCAGGCGTACGTCCTTCCGATGCTCGCAGAGCGTGACGAAAGCCCCGGCGAAGCGGCGGAGCCTACTCCGGGGCTTTGTATGGAGGACTTGGACCCCGACCTGACCGACGCGGCCGGGCTGGCCGCAGAACCCGACGTGGACGACGACAGTGGGGCGGAGCCGCGCAGGGCCTCGTAG
- a CDS encoding class I SAM-dependent RNA methyltransferase, whose product MQNRTKEQADELVGERYEVEVGPVAHGGHCIARHEGRVLFVRHALPGERVVAKVTEGGPDSKFLRADAVEILQASPDRVPAPCPYSGPGACGGCDWQHVAPGAQRRLKVDVITEQLSRLAGLSPQDAGWDGTVEPAPGDQGVEGKVPAWRTRVQFAVDAEGYAGLRRHRSHEIERIDQCLIAAPGVTELGIETREWPDTASVEAIAATGSNDRQVIVTPTPEGRLPIVELDRPVSVARVDEQGGVHKVHGRGFVRERAVGRTWRVGSGGFWQVHPQAPDLLAEAVLDGLQPRDGDTALDLYCGVGLFAGAIAEKVGETGAVLGIESGKRAVEDARHNLADLERVRIEHGKVESVLPRTKITEADLIVLDPPRVGAGKSTVKHLASLGPRRIAYVACDPAALARDLAYFAEAGYKPVSLRAFDLFPLTHHVECVAILAPVAKSA is encoded by the coding sequence ATGCAGAACCGTACGAAGGAACAGGCCGACGAGCTGGTCGGGGAGCGCTACGAGGTCGAGGTCGGCCCCGTCGCGCACGGCGGTCACTGCATCGCCCGTCACGAAGGACGGGTGCTCTTCGTCCGGCACGCACTGCCCGGTGAGCGCGTCGTCGCGAAGGTCACCGAGGGCGGACCGGACTCCAAGTTCCTGCGTGCCGACGCCGTGGAGATCCTCCAGGCGTCCCCCGACCGCGTCCCGGCGCCCTGCCCGTACTCCGGCCCCGGCGCCTGCGGCGGCTGCGACTGGCAGCACGTCGCCCCCGGCGCCCAGCGCCGGCTGAAGGTCGACGTCATCACCGAGCAGCTCAGCCGCCTCGCGGGTCTGAGCCCGCAGGACGCCGGCTGGGACGGCACCGTCGAGCCCGCGCCCGGCGACCAGGGCGTCGAGGGCAAGGTGCCCGCGTGGCGCACCCGCGTCCAGTTCGCCGTCGACGCCGAGGGCTACGCGGGACTGCGCCGGCACCGCTCGCACGAGATCGAGCGGATCGACCAGTGCCTGATCGCGGCGCCCGGCGTCACCGAGCTCGGCATCGAGACGCGTGAGTGGCCGGACACCGCGTCCGTCGAGGCCATCGCCGCGACCGGCTCCAACGACCGTCAGGTCATCGTCACCCCCACGCCCGAGGGCCGGCTGCCGATCGTCGAGCTGGACCGGCCGGTCTCGGTCGCCCGCGTCGACGAGCAGGGCGGCGTGCACAAGGTGCACGGCCGTGGCTTCGTCCGCGAGCGCGCCGTCGGCCGCACCTGGCGGGTCGGCTCCGGCGGCTTCTGGCAGGTCCACCCGCAGGCCCCCGACTTGCTGGCCGAGGCGGTCCTGGACGGCCTCCAGCCGCGCGACGGCGACACTGCCCTCGACCTGTACTGCGGCGTCGGCCTCTTCGCCGGCGCGATCGCCGAGAAGGTCGGCGAGACCGGCGCGGTGCTGGGCATCGAGTCCGGCAAGCGCGCGGTGGAGGACGCCCGGCACAACCTGGCCGATCTGGAGCGCGTGCGGATCGAGCACGGCAAGGTCGAGTCCGTACTGCCGCGCACCAAGATCACCGAGGCCGACCTGATCGTCCTCGACCCCCCGCGGGTCGGCGCCGGCAAGTCCACCGTCAAGCACCTCGCCTCGCTCGGCCCCCGCCGCATCGCCTACGTGGCCTGCGACCCGGCCGCGCTCGCCCGCGACCTGGCGTACTTCGCGGAAGCGGGCTACAAGCCGGTCTCGCTGCGCGCCTTCGACCTCTTCCCGCTCACGCACCACGTCGAGTGCGTCGCGATCCTGGCGCCGGTGGCGAAGTCGGCCTGA
- a CDS encoding APC family permease yields the protein MPKLTDLPKRILIGRALRSDKLGETLLPKRLALPVFASDPLSSVAYAPGEVLLVLSIAGASAYHYSPWIAVAVVVLMFTVVASYRQNVHAYPSGGGDYEVATTNLGPKAGLTVASALLVDYVLTVAVSVASGIENLGSAVPFFATHKVLGAVSMIFLLMVMNLRGVRESGSIFAIPTYAFVVGVFCMILWGCFKIATGDTMEAPTAHYTIHAEVSGISGFALVFLLLRAFSSGCAALTGVEAISNGVPAFQKPKSKNAATTLAAMGVLAVTMFCGIIALAMYTKVRMAENPATDLLVDGKPVGPGYTQDPVIAQVAEAVFGHNSIPFIFLAAVTALVLFLAANTAYNGFPVLGSILAQDRYLPRQLHTRGDRLAFSNGIVVLAGFAAVLVYLYGADSTRLIQLYIVGVFVSFTLSQIGMVRHWNRHLRSETDTAKRRHMHRSRAINTFGAFFTGMVLIIVLLTKFTHGAWVAVLGMVLFYAMMTAIRRHYDRVAEEIAAGDERTDEEVRPSRVHSIILVSKVHKPTLRALAYAKLMRSDTLEALSINVDPADTKALQADWTRRGIDVPLKVLDSPYREITRPIIEYVKGLRRASPRDVVSVYIPEYVVGHWYEHLLHNQSALRLKGRLLFTPGVMVTSVPWQLDSSERAKVRARKRADWNAPGAIRRGPVSPPKRDKEHTGQK from the coding sequence GTGCCCAAACTGACTGACCTGCCGAAACGGATCTTGATCGGCCGCGCCCTGCGCAGCGACAAGTTGGGAGAAACGCTCCTCCCTAAGAGGCTCGCGCTTCCGGTGTTCGCCTCCGACCCGCTCTCGTCGGTCGCGTACGCGCCCGGCGAAGTGCTGCTGGTCCTGTCGATCGCGGGCGCGTCCGCCTACCACTACAGCCCGTGGATCGCGGTCGCGGTCGTCGTGCTGATGTTCACCGTCGTGGCCTCGTACCGGCAGAACGTGCACGCGTACCCGTCCGGCGGCGGTGACTACGAGGTCGCCACCACCAACCTCGGGCCGAAGGCCGGTCTCACGGTCGCGAGCGCGCTGCTCGTCGACTACGTGCTGACCGTCGCCGTGTCCGTCGCCTCGGGCATCGAGAACCTCGGCTCGGCCGTACCGTTCTTCGCCACCCACAAGGTGCTGGGCGCGGTCAGCATGATCTTCCTGCTGATGGTGATGAACCTGCGCGGGGTGCGTGAGTCCGGGTCGATCTTCGCGATCCCGACCTACGCCTTCGTCGTCGGCGTCTTCTGCATGATCCTCTGGGGCTGCTTCAAGATCGCCACCGGCGACACCATGGAGGCGCCCACCGCGCACTACACGATCCACGCCGAGGTCAGCGGGATCAGCGGCTTCGCCCTGGTCTTCCTGTTGCTACGGGCCTTCTCCTCCGGCTGTGCAGCGCTCACCGGGGTCGAGGCCATCAGCAACGGTGTCCCGGCCTTCCAGAAGCCGAAGTCCAAGAACGCCGCCACCACGCTCGCCGCGATGGGCGTGCTCGCCGTCACCATGTTCTGCGGCATCATCGCGCTGGCCATGTACACCAAGGTCCGGATGGCCGAGAACCCGGCGACCGACCTGCTGGTCGACGGCAAGCCGGTGGGCCCCGGCTACACCCAGGACCCGGTCATCGCGCAGGTCGCGGAGGCCGTCTTCGGGCACAACTCGATCCCGTTCATCTTCCTGGCCGCGGTCACCGCGCTCGTCCTGTTCCTGGCGGCCAACACCGCGTACAACGGCTTCCCGGTCCTCGGGTCGATCCTCGCCCAGGACCGCTACCTGCCGCGCCAGCTGCACACCCGTGGCGACCGGCTCGCGTTCTCCAACGGCATCGTGGTGCTGGCCGGCTTCGCCGCCGTCCTCGTCTACCTCTACGGCGCCGACTCGACCCGGCTGATCCAGCTGTACATCGTCGGCGTCTTCGTCTCGTTCACGCTCAGCCAGATCGGCATGGTCCGGCACTGGAACCGCCACCTGCGCAGCGAGACCGACACCGCCAAGCGCCGCCACATGCACCGGTCCCGGGCGATCAACACCTTCGGCGCCTTCTTCACCGGCATGGTGCTGATCATCGTCCTGCTGACGAAGTTCACGCACGGCGCCTGGGTCGCGGTCCTCGGCATGGTGCTCTTCTACGCGATGATGACCGCCATCCGGCGCCACTACGACCGGGTGGCCGAGGAGATCGCGGCGGGCGACGAGCGCACCGACGAGGAGGTGCGCCCGTCCCGGGTGCACTCGATCATCCTGGTCTCCAAGGTCCACAAGCCGACGCTGCGCGCCCTGGCCTACGCCAAGCTGATGCGCTCCGACACCCTCGAAGCGCTCAGCATCAACGTCGACCCGGCCGACACCAAGGCCCTGCAGGCCGACTGGACCCGGCGCGGCATCGACGTACCGCTGAAGGTCCTGGACTCGCCCTACCGCGAGATCACCCGGCCGATCATCGAGTACGTGAAGGGCCTGCGGCGGGCCAGCCCGCGTGACGTGGTCAGCGTCTACATCCCCGAGTACGTCGTCGGCCACTGGTACGAGCACCTGCTCCACAACCAGAGCGCCCTGCGGCTCAAGGGCCGGCTGCTGTTCACCCCGGGCGTCATGGTCACCTCGGTGCCGTGGCAGCTGGACTCCTCCGAGCGGGCCAAGGTCCGGGCGCGCAAGCGTGCCGACTGGAACGCCCCCGGCGCGATCCGGCGCGGCCCGGTCAGCCCGCCGAAGCGGGACAAGGAACACACCGGCCAGAAGTAG
- a CDS encoding DUF3159 domain-containing protein, translated as MASIDKQTEDPRTGEGTDGDSKAITEAALFEAFGGIRGMVETTVPGLVFVLIYTINRDIHIAAIAALSLSVLLGIARLARKDTLKHAFSGVFGVAFGAVFAMMSGDAKNFYLPGMLYTLGLAVAYIATAIAGVPLLGLILGPVFKENLSWRKRNPGRLRAYTKASWAWGLILLAKSAILFPLYWWGDATQLGWVKVALGIPPMLLSVYLTWIFLSKAPPPINVIAEMEAEEEAKKAAAAS; from the coding sequence GTGGCGTCGATCGACAAGCAGACAGAGGACCCGCGGACCGGGGAGGGCACGGACGGCGATTCGAAAGCGATCACCGAAGCCGCCCTCTTCGAGGCGTTCGGCGGCATCCGGGGCATGGTGGAGACCACCGTGCCCGGCCTGGTCTTCGTCCTGATCTACACGATCAACAGAGATATCCACATCGCGGCCATCGCCGCGCTCAGTCTTTCCGTGCTGCTCGGGATCGCCCGGCTGGCCCGCAAGGACACCCTCAAGCACGCCTTCAGCGGTGTGTTCGGGGTGGCCTTCGGCGCGGTCTTCGCGATGATGTCCGGCGATGCCAAGAACTTCTACCTGCCGGGGATGCTCTACACCCTCGGGCTGGCCGTCGCGTACATCGCCACCGCCATCGCGGGCGTCCCGCTGCTGGGCCTGATCCTCGGCCCGGTCTTCAAGGAGAACCTCTCCTGGCGCAAGCGCAACCCCGGCCGGCTGCGCGCCTACACCAAGGCCAGCTGGGCCTGGGGGCTGATCCTGCTGGCCAAGTCGGCGATCCTCTTCCCGCTGTACTGGTGGGGGGACGCCACCCAGCTCGGCTGGGTCAAGGTGGCGCTGGGCATCCCACCGATGCTGCTGTCCGTCTACCTGACGTGGATCTTCCTGTCGAAGGCTCCGCCGCCGATCAACGTGATCGCCGAGATGGAGGCCGAGGAAGAGGCGAAGAAGGCCGCGGCCGCGTCCTGA